The Aedes albopictus strain Foshan chromosome 2, AalbF5, whole genome shotgun sequence region aaaaaatgagtaaaatttgacgacaaaaaattgacctttttatgtaaacaaacgattttctccttatctcactcagcgcctctacaatgggggaccattcggattcacctataaggggatatagaaccaattaaaCCAATATAAACCGATATAAACCaatgttagccaggttctacattcgactatagagccgacttaatgccatttttacggcttaatggttacttgggtagagtgctgcgtgagaacaatgagaacccacaagtcataatcccagtgcgcaatttctgcgcgcacgcagaaaaaaacagaactcagtgcacacgcagtgtgttcaaagtggttaatgttgtttgagcatttggtgaaccgaaaacatGCCAGTGAGcccaggggtatcaaatcctgtgatatcagagacatgcagacgtcttaagctggtcaaggacttacagttgatgaatattttggttccaaactCCACAACATTCAAAGGGGTcaatgttgtttgagcatttggtgaaccgaaaacatgccagtgagcccgctaaggggtatcaaatcctgtgatatcagacacatgcagacgtcttaagctggtcaaggacttacagttgatggatattttggtttcaaattccaccaacattcagtgctagtgagctaacaaattttgtttttcatatatataaggaaaatttgcaaaaaattgcaactagcgccgcctagctgcaaaaactcgaaccaaacgataattttTCTGAAAgctcttgatctaccaaacaattttgccaaagacaccatctttctaaagaatcagaatgctgagatatgtgaaatataaaatttctacgctatctagcgccgcctagcggtaaaatcacgaatcatattctgaaagcccttgactagctgaacaactttgccaaagaaaccaactctctaagtaatcaggatcctgagatatatgggatagaaattttgtcagtgttgcatctgcttgtctaggatatcacataaatcacagacaagtagatgtgacacaaacgaattttcaatctcatatatctcatgatcctgattacttagagagttggtgtcttcgcaaagttgtttggctggtcaagaactaaccgataataacacttaatgttcaaaattttaccgctaggcggcgctagagcagtgttgcgaaatgagcgagtactcacacaactagtcaaactcacgagtgagtatgagcagtacaccttaaactcaccgtgagtattactcacatttgagtaagcgctgtacaactcacactcactcgtgagtattgacgtgcagatactcactcacgagtatgctttactcatagtcatacggtaatctaaaatttatctcaaggcttggaatcctatcaaacaataaaatggtatgttttattggggcgaatgttGTTGTACTTTACTACTAGTCTTTATTGTTCGAGTGGTAGGTACAGAATGAATAGTGTTCACAGGTATCGGTACTTATATAGTGTCAAGTTGTTAGGTTGATTGGTGGTTGCTACGGTTGCCAAGGTATGAGCGATGATTGCTTGGACAACAACTGATCGATGGTTGGCTACTATGTTAGTCTCCAACATTCCTCTCTTCTTATTTCCAGAATACTAGGAAAGGTTCCAGTCTAGATGGCATCTGGATCATTCGCCTGGGCCGACTCGTAGAGGCTTCCTCATCAGGTTGTGGATGCTGAATTGATTCCGGCAGGCTTACTTCAATTTCTGGTAGTGCTTCGTCATCATCAGTGGCATCAATGAAAACTTCTTGGTCTGGTGCTGGTTCTGGAGGAGCAACGGTTGTGACTTCATTTTGTTGGAAGTTATCCTGCAGTCCAAACTCGTCCATGAATATGTTGAGGGAAGATTTCTCCGTTGGTTCCTTTGTTGGTTGTTGGTCGTCAAAGCGATGCTTGATTTGGTTGGCATGTGAACGGATCAACTTCCGTCGGCCATGCCATTCGTCCAATAGAACGTTGAAGTTTACTTGCCCAATGGCTTCAATAATGACTCCGGGAGCCCATTTCCATTTCGAATTGGATTGGTAGACCTCGGCATAAACTGCATCACCAGCTTGTAGATTCCTAGGTACTACGCCATGTTTCCGGTTGAACTGGTCATTTTGTCGTTGATTAATGATTGGGGTCATCGGCTGTCGTGGTTGGAGTAGACTCAGGACTGTTCGCATGTTCCTTCCGATCATCAGCTGTGACGGAGTTTTTCCATTCAGGGTACGACTTGGGGTTGTTCTGTAGGCTTGAAGGAAGATTTGCAGTGATTCGGAGATCTTTTCCTCCTCGTTAATCTTGAGCAACGCCGTCTTCAAGGTTTCTACAAAGCGTTCCGCCTGGCCGTTCGACTGCGGATGATACGGAGAGATTCTCAAATGTTGGATTCCGTTCTTCTTGCAGAATTCCGCGAACTGCGCCGATGAAAATTGTGTGCCGTTATCGGATACGATGGTGGTTGGAACTCCAAAGCGAGCAAACACTTCGTCCAGGAAATTGATTACTGCTGCTGTGGTCGGTGAGCGTACAATGCTGATTTCCGGCCACTTGGAAAAGGCGTCGATTACCACTAGAAAATGCAGGCCGTTGACTGGACCAGCAAAATCTATGTGGATGTCGCACTGCTTGACGTAATCGGAAATGCTGTCGTCGATCTTGGGCCAGTAGACATGACTTCTAGCGAGAGCTTTCATCCTTTCCATCCCTGGATGTCCTCTATGGAGCTGCTTCAGAATCCGTTTTCGCAATGTTTCAGGAATCACCAATCGGTTTCCAAGCATAACACATCCCTTTACCAATTCCAGGGCGTCCTGATGGGTGTGGAACGGTCGAACATCGGGGTTTGTAATGTCCTTGATGTGAGTAGGCCATTCATTTTCAATGTGCTTGACAACTTGCTGGAGAACGGAGCAATTCGTTGTAGTGCTACGTACCATGTCAAACGTCACAGGAAGTAATCCAACTGCTTCTTGAAGAGGTACTTCAATGTCATCTCCCAGTTGGATCGAAGCGATGATGAAATCTTCCTCCGGTCTTGAATGGCCGCTGATGAGACGGGAAAGAACATCGGCATTTCCGAACTGGGTGGTGGATACATACTGGATGTCAAAATCGTAACACAGAAGCGTCAGTGCCCAGCGTTGTAAGCGATTGGCGGTGTGGATTGGAATCCCCTTTTTCGATCCAAATATCCTCAAGAGCGGCTGATGATCCGTTTGTAGCGTAAACTTGCGTCCAAGTAACATCCGGTGGAACTTCGTTACAGCTAATACCAGGGCTAGACCTTCCTTCTCCACCTGTCCGTAACATTTTTCAGCATCGGTGAGGGAACGGGATGCATGTGCTACCGCTTTGAGAGCGCcgttgggaaatttgtgcatgaTGCAGGCTCCAATTCCTGACTGGGATGCGTCCGTTGCTACGATGATATCCAGAGTCGGGTCGTAATGCGTTAGGAGAAGATCTGACTGGAGCACTTATTTGAACTTCTGGAAAGACTTCTGGCAGTCGTTGTTTCAAACGAACTTGGCATCCTTCTTGAGAAGCGCGTTGAGTGGTCTTCGTAGCTGGTGCATTTCTGATACGAACTTGCCATAGAAATTCACCGCACCGAGGAACGATCGTAGACCGGAAATGTCGCTGGGAGCAGGCATCTTGACAATGGCTTCGATTTTGGCAGGATCCGGTCGTAGTCCAGATTCGTCAACGATGTGTGCAAGATACTTGATTTGAAGCTGTAGCAGGTTGCACTTTTCTTCACGGAGGATGAAGCCATACTCTTGCAGTCGTTGAAAAAGAGCGGTGAGGATTTCACGATGCTCCCTCTCGGTTTTGCTGAATACCATCAGGTCATCCAGGAACGATTCGACGCCTTGGAGATCTGCGATCATCGTGTTCATCAGCTGCTGGAATGCTCCTGGATCCGACTTCACCCCAGGTGCTAGCCGGTTGAAACGAAATAGTCCTCGGTGTGTGTTGATGGTCAGCAAGTTTTTGGAGTCGTCATCCACTTCTACTTGCAGATAGGCATCACTAAGGTCGATTATGCTGAAATACTTGCATCCGTTGAGCTTGCTGAAGATGTCGTCGGGAACCGGCAGCGGGTAGTTGTTCGACTCCAGGGTGGCGTTCAGACCGGTTGAATAATCGACACAGATCCGAATCTTTCCTCCTGGTTTCTTGACCACTACGATTGGTGCAGCCCACTGGGAAAAGTCAACCGGAGTGATGATACCCAGTTGTTGAAGACGGTCCAGTTCTGCATCGACTTTCTCCACGGATGTGAATGGTACAGGCCGTTTCGGTTTGTAGACTGGCATAGCTTCGGGTTTCAGGAACA contains the following coding sequences:
- the LOC134286551 gene encoding uncharacterized protein K02A2.6-like, with the protein product MHKFPNGALKAVAHASRSLTDAEKCYGQVEKEGLALVLAVTKFHRMLLGRKFTLQTDHQPLLRIFGSKKGIPIHTANRLQRWALTLLCYDFDIQYVSTTQFGNADVLSRLISGHSRPEEDFIIASIQLGDDIEVPLQEAVGLLPVTFDMVRSTTTNCSVLQQVVKHIENEWPTHIKDITNPDVRPFHTHQDALELVKGCVMLGNRLVIPETLRKRILKQLHRGHPGMERMKALARSHVYWPKIDDSISDYVKQCDIHIDFAGPVNGLHFLVVIDAFSKWPEISIVRSPTTAAVINFLDEVFARFGVPTTIVSDNGTQFSSAQFAEFCKKNGIQHLRISPYHPQSNGQAERFVETLKTALLKINEEEKISESLQIFLQAYRTTPSRTLNGKTPSQLMIGRNMRTVLSLLQPRQPMTPIINQRQNDQFNRKHGVVPRNLQAGDAVYAEVYQSNSKWKWAPGVIIEAIGQVNFNVLLDEWHGRRKLIRSHANQIKHRFDDQQPTKEPTEKSSLNIFMDEFGLQDNFQQNEVTTVAPPEPAPDQEVFIDATDDDEALPEIEVSLPESIQHPQPDEEASTSRPRRMIQMPSRLEPFLVFWK